A single genomic interval of Shewanella psychropiezotolerans harbors:
- a CDS encoding 2-hydroxyacid dehydrogenase → MKIGFFSAKHYDMEHFDRTNQAFGASIEYFDYRLCMKSVKLAHGFEAICAFVNDSLCEEVLVELAKNGTKIIAMRCAGFNNVDLVAAERLGLKVVNVPAYSPESVAEHTIALMLTLNRKVHKAYQRTRDANFSLEGLVGFNMNGCTVGVIGTGKIGLATIKILLGFGCTVIAYDPYPNQSVQDLGVDYVSLDEMYPVCDIITLHCPLTNDNHHLLSKSSFNKMKTGVMVINTSRGGLLDALDAMEALKTGQLGALGLDVYENEKELFFEDKSNEIIQDDIFRRLSACHNVIFTGHQAFLTAEALGAIALTSLTNVRQLLDGKHCPNELF, encoded by the coding sequence ATGAAGATAGGATTTTTTAGTGCCAAGCACTATGACATGGAACACTTCGATCGTACTAACCAGGCATTTGGTGCATCCATCGAGTATTTTGATTATCGGCTATGTATGAAGTCAGTTAAGTTGGCCCATGGTTTCGAAGCTATCTGCGCTTTTGTAAATGATTCTCTCTGTGAGGAGGTGCTAGTCGAGCTGGCTAAAAATGGCACTAAGATAATCGCCATGCGTTGTGCTGGCTTTAATAATGTGGATTTGGTCGCGGCAGAAAGATTGGGGCTCAAAGTCGTTAATGTACCAGCTTATTCTCCCGAGTCAGTGGCCGAACACACCATAGCCTTGATGCTGACGTTGAACCGTAAGGTGCATAAGGCTTATCAACGCACCCGAGATGCCAATTTCTCCTTAGAGGGCTTGGTTGGCTTCAACATGAATGGCTGCACTGTCGGTGTGATAGGCACAGGTAAGATAGGTTTAGCGACAATTAAAATCTTGCTGGGGTTTGGCTGTACGGTTATCGCTTATGACCCTTACCCAAATCAGTCTGTGCAGGATCTCGGTGTCGACTATGTGTCCCTCGATGAGATGTACCCTGTCTGTGACATCATCACACTGCATTGTCCTCTCACGAATGATAACCATCATCTATTATCTAAATCTAGCTTCAATAAGATGAAAACGGGGGTCATGGTGATCAATACTAGTCGAGGTGGTTTACTCGATGCCTTAGATGCTATGGAGGCATTAAAAACGGGACAGCTTGGTGCGTTAGGCTTAGATGTATATGAAAATGAGAAAGAGCTATTTTTTGAAGATAAGTCGAATGAGATCATTCAGGACGATATTTTCAGGAGACTATCGGCTTGTCACAATGTCATCTTTACCGGGCATCAGGCTTTCTTAACCGCTGAAGCCCTCGGCGCTATCGCATTGACCAGTCTCACCAATGTTCGCCAGTTACTCGATGGCAAGCATTGCCCCAACGAGCTATTTTAA
- a CDS encoding class I SAM-dependent methyltransferase has protein sequence MQEKKLKVEFSSRLITENQELNLLDKSEVLDLACGSGRNGLWFADKGHRVTFIDKSLANLCMPSEPQADSMPTEHTYLAWDLEDGSAPELAQNKYDLVLVFNYLHRPLFPQIAATVKPGGLIVYETFIDKQAEIGRPRNPKFLLKSNELKNEFEKWTLLHYFEGEVMSDLNLSYKAQLIARKPSC, from the coding sequence ATGCAAGAAAAGAAGTTAAAGGTTGAATTTTCCTCTAGGCTAATCACCGAAAACCAAGAGTTAAACCTGCTAGATAAGAGTGAGGTCTTAGATCTCGCCTGTGGTAGTGGCCGTAATGGGCTCTGGTTTGCCGATAAAGGCCATAGAGTCACCTTTATTGACAAGTCATTGGCTAATCTCTGTATGCCTTCAGAGCCTCAGGCAGATTCGATGCCAACAGAGCACACCTATCTGGCATGGGACTTGGAAGATGGTTCGGCGCCAGAGCTAGCGCAAAACAAATATGACCTAGTCTTAGTTTTCAACTATTTACATAGGCCTCTTTTTCCACAGATTGCAGCCACAGTAAAACCTGGCGGCTTGATCGTTTATGAAACCTTCATCGATAAACAGGCTGAAATAGGACGACCGAGAAACCCAAAGTTCCTGTTGAAATCCAATGAACTCAAAAATGAATTTGAAAAATGGACTCTTCTGCATTATTTTGAGGGAGAAGTCATGAGTGATTTGAACCTCAGTTACAAGGCACAATTGATCGCCCGCAAGCCTAGTTGCTAA
- a CDS encoding SBBP repeat-containing protein, whose product MSWMIVKNYLYNLVYVEGVNYIERINLVDYSKQTVKLDNNNIIGNSISVDEHGNVFLVASEQSNVDIVKIVFSKADL is encoded by the coding sequence ATGTCTTGGATGATAGTTAAAAATTACCTGTACAATTTAGTTTATGTTGAAGGTGTTAACTATATCGAACGAATAAACCTAGTTGATTATAGTAAACAAACTGTAAAGTTGGATAATAATAATATTATTGGTAATTCTATCTCTGTAGATGAGCATGGGAATGTTTTCTTAGTCGCTTCAGAGCAATCTAATGTCGATATTGTTAAGATTGTCTTTAGTAAGGCCGACCTGTAA
- a CDS encoding winged helix-turn-helix domain-containing protein: protein MITQPRYRLADRLIDPSQCTILKDGILLKVELRAMQVLLCLIKHADEPVSREMLLEEVWSGGEVSDNAINRIIGLLRNQLGDNAKSPSFIKTLPKVGYVLISEVTLVKAISRKEKFTEEVVAGSLIGVREGADANSLKKNVFSFLYTHSGKFVLLLSGLIVVSTWLAFKYLSLPQQTRSIFHDVKLKRLTYFDGQEFNPDLSDDGKLLAFSQREYGEKYWRLGLMRIDNGEVNYLNDPFDSQGYSSFSPDGSQLAYLSFNKSGECQINRVDIIDGMFGNREKIIDCKNQMQSTSIEWKINGNGIFYIDESHQLDYLSQKMVFSVSLSGLNKKQLSLPYPIGRGDYSISLSPNGNDLAVIRNVRWYQSQIMLLSLNTGSWIDLFKVDSLLHSVGWSGDSGSIIYKTNDGNLASYNIDKSSHEQFTNIMQPIMSPVSNSSGDVVAVLGTFVKTEILRFKTPFDADESTNGVFAVTKDKSVFISSNSSNIRGVISPDGKKMVFESDRTGMAKLWFKSESGSEVQLDAFEDIQFIRDISFSFDSEFLLGRQGNKPFTYNIQTQVLEYIDVDENVEVYNVSWG from the coding sequence ATGATAACTCAACCTAGATATCGCTTGGCTGACAGGTTAATAGACCCTAGCCAATGTACGATTTTAAAAGATGGAATTTTACTCAAAGTAGAGCTTAGAGCGATGCAGGTATTGCTGTGTCTCATTAAGCATGCTGATGAGCCTGTTAGTAGGGAGATGTTATTAGAAGAGGTGTGGTCAGGGGGAGAGGTTTCAGATAATGCTATAAATCGCATTATAGGTTTGTTGCGCAATCAACTTGGTGATAATGCAAAGTCTCCTAGCTTTATTAAGACATTGCCCAAAGTGGGTTATGTGCTGATTTCTGAAGTTACTTTAGTTAAAGCTATTTCTAGAAAAGAGAAGTTTACTGAAGAGGTTGTAGCTGGAAGTCTCATTGGTGTAAGGGAAGGTGCCGATGCTAACTCACTAAAGAAAAACGTTTTTTCTTTCTTGTATACGCATTCAGGAAAATTTGTACTCTTGTTATCAGGCTTGATAGTTGTCTCTACTTGGCTTGCCTTTAAGTATCTATCATTGCCTCAGCAAACTAGATCTATTTTTCATGATGTAAAGCTGAAACGGTTAACCTATTTCGATGGTCAAGAATTTAATCCGGACTTGTCTGATGATGGAAAGTTATTGGCTTTTTCTCAAAGAGAGTATGGGGAAAAGTACTGGCGGTTGGGGCTAATGAGAATTGACAATGGTGAAGTCAACTATCTTAACGACCCTTTTGATAGCCAAGGTTACTCATCATTTAGCCCTGATGGCTCCCAACTTGCGTATTTATCGTTTAATAAGTCAGGTGAGTGTCAAATCAACAGAGTTGATATTATTGATGGGATGTTTGGCAATAGGGAAAAAATTATTGATTGTAAAAATCAAATGCAATCAACAAGTATCGAATGGAAAATAAATGGTAATGGTATATTTTATATTGATGAGAGCCATCAGTTAGATTACCTGAGTCAAAAAATGGTTTTCTCAGTGAGTTTATCTGGGCTTAATAAAAAACAATTGAGCCTGCCCTACCCCATAGGACGAGGGGATTACTCTATAAGTTTGTCTCCAAATGGGAATGATTTGGCGGTAATAAGGAATGTAAGATGGTATCAAAGTCAGATTATGTTGCTCTCTTTGAATACTGGTAGCTGGATAGATCTATTTAAAGTCGATTCTCTTTTACACTCAGTAGGCTGGTCCGGTGATAGTGGTTCTATTATTTATAAAACAAATGATGGGAACCTTGCGAGTTATAACATAGACAAAAGCAGCCATGAGCAATTTACAAATATAATGCAACCTATCATGTCACCTGTTTCAAACTCTTCTGGTGATGTTGTTGCTGTACTAGGAACATTTGTTAAAACAGAAATTTTGCGTTTTAAAACCCCCTTTGATGCAGACGAATCTACCAATGGTGTCTTCGCAGTAACTAAAGATAAAAGTGTCTTTATTTCATCCAATAGTTCAAATATTAGGGGGGTAATAAGTCCTGATGGCAAAAAAATGGTGTTTGAATCTGATAGAACTGGAATGGCTAAACTTTGGTTTAAATCTGAAAGTGGCAGTGAAGTTCAATTAGATGCATTCGAAGATATTCAATTTATTAGAGATATTAGTTTTTCATTTGATAGTGAGTTTTTATTAGGGCGTCAGGGGAATAAACCATTTACTTATAATATACAAACTCAAGTTCTAGAATACATAGATGTGGATGAGAATGTTGAGGTTTACAATGTATCTTGGGGGTAG
- the rluA gene encoding bifunctional tRNA pseudouridine(32) synthase/23S rRNA pseudouridine(746) synthase RluA: protein MSDFIYCPPTDPWLDIIYQDKDILVVNKPSGLLSVPGRAPEHRDSVYSRVLDEHPNAQIVHRLDMATSGVIVVALRRNAEKELKRQFRERETKKTYYARVAGYIKEQKGSVGLPLICDWPNRPKQKVDHEIGKPSLTHFEVISYARHSTLVKLTPITGRSHQLRVHMMAIGHPILGDNFYADPLAKRLASRLLLHAQELTIKQPYSSKELTFNCEVPFMTAENNQ from the coding sequence ATGTCCGATTTTATTTACTGCCCACCTACTGATCCCTGGCTCGACATCATCTATCAAGATAAAGATATTTTGGTCGTAAATAAACCTTCAGGACTCCTTTCTGTACCAGGTCGAGCGCCTGAACATAGAGATAGCGTCTATAGTCGTGTCTTAGACGAGCACCCCAATGCCCAAATAGTTCACAGATTAGACATGGCGACATCGGGTGTGATCGTTGTCGCACTTAGGAGAAATGCTGAAAAAGAGTTAAAGAGGCAGTTCAGAGAACGAGAAACCAAGAAGACATATTATGCACGAGTTGCGGGGTATATAAAGGAACAGAAAGGCAGTGTAGGTCTGCCCTTAATCTGTGACTGGCCCAACCGACCTAAACAAAAAGTAGATCATGAAATTGGCAAGCCATCTTTAACTCATTTTGAAGTAATCAGCTACGCTAGACACTCAACTTTAGTCAAATTAACCCCAATAACGGGTCGTTCTCATCAATTGAGAGTACATATGATGGCCATAGGCCACCCTATACTCGGTGATAACTTCTATGCTGATCCTTTAGCTAAGCGCTTAGCAAGTCGCTTACTACTGCACGCACAAGAGCTCACTATCAAACAGCCATATTCAAGTAAAGAGCTTACTTTTAACTGCGAAGTACCTTTTATGACTGCTGAAAATAACCAGTAG
- the asnC gene encoding transcriptional regulator AsnC, with translation METSFQRDQLDNQILSALMKEARTPFAELAKRFNVSAGTIHVRVEKMKQAGIITGAQITVNPKALGYDVCCFIGINLKSAGDYPAAISKLNELEEVVEAYYTTGNYSVFVKVMCQSIDGLQHVLINRIQSIDEIQSTETLISLQNPITRAVKP, from the coding sequence ATGGAAACATCATTTCAACGAGACCAACTCGATAATCAAATTTTATCTGCATTGATGAAAGAAGCTAGAACGCCATTTGCAGAGCTGGCTAAACGTTTCAACGTCAGCGCAGGTACCATTCACGTTCGCGTCGAAAAGATGAAACAAGCAGGGATCATCACAGGCGCCCAGATAACTGTAAATCCTAAAGCTCTTGGCTACGATGTCTGCTGCTTTATTGGTATCAACTTAAAGAGTGCTGGTGATTACCCCGCTGCGATATCTAAGTTAAACGAACTAGAAGAGGTGGTAGAAGCCTATTACACCACAGGAAATTACAGCGTTTTTGTAAAGGTTATGTGCCAATCCATCGACGGATTACAGCATGTGCTCATTAATCGCATTCAATCCATAGATGAAATTCAATCAACCGAAACATTAATTAGCTTACAAAACCCCATCACAAGGGCTGTTAAACCATAG